The nucleotide window TCTTCTTCGGTTCCTATGAAGAACAGACGATCAAGAATTTCGGCGGCACGTCCAGCTCCGACGGCCTGGCGAACGGCTATGTCTCGTCGGCCGACGTCGAACAGGCCATCGCGATCGCCAACCAGCTGGGGTTGCAGCCGGGTGTCTATGGCGCCACGGGCGTCAACCTGGACAACAAGCGCTACCTGGCCAAGCTGGACTGGAACATCAGCGACTACCATCGCGCCAGCCTGACCTATCAGCAGACCGAGGAGTTCCGCCCGTCACCGTACGACCAGCGTGCGGAGAACGTGGTGCTGAGCAGCCACTGGTACAACATCGACAACATCACCAAGAACACGTCGCTGCAACTGTTCAGCGACTGGACCGAGAACTTCTCCACGGAATTCAAGGTCAGCCATCAGAAGTTCGACCAGGTGAACGGCAATCCGGTCAACCAGCCGGAAGTCGAGATCGAGACCGCCGACGGTGGTTCCATCTTCATCGGCGAGGACAACAACCGCCACGAGAACCAGATCAACACGAAGCGTCTGGCGGCGACCCTGTCCGGCACTTACTACGCCGGCGATCACGTCATCAAGGGCGGCCTGGACTACCTGCGCAACGACGTGTTCAACCTGTATGGCCGCGACCTGCACGGCTCGTATGTGTTCGCGAGCCTCGAAGACTTCGCGGACGGCAACTACGACTCCTACGCGCTGCGCACGCCGGCTCCGGGTTTCGACATCAACGATACCGCGGCCGCGCTGGTCTACACGCAGGTCAGTCCCTTCATCCAGGACACGTGGCAGGTCAACAACAACCTGTCGCTGACCTACGGCGTCCGCGTCAATATCCCGAAGGCGGACAAGGCGCCGGTTGCCGCTCCGGGCTTCGAAGAAGCCTTCGGCTTCCGCAACGACTACAAGCTCGGTTCGGACAACAAGGTGGTGTTGCCGCGCGTGTCGTTCAATTACACGTTCGACAGCGAGCGCTATTCGCAGTTGCGTGGCGGTATCGGCTCCTTCCAGAGCGTCCCGCCGTTCGTCTGGCTCGCCAATCCCTACCAGAACAACGGTGGCGTGACTGCGCTGTCCTATTTCGAGACCGATCCTGAGAACGCGCCGTTCAGCCCGGATCCCTACAACCAGAACATCCCGGAGGATGGCTCGCCCGCGAACCAGATCGACGTGATCGACCCCGACTTCAAGCTGCCGACCGTATGGAAGGCCAGCCTGGGTTACGACGCCGAGCTGCCCTGGTACGGCCTGATCGGTACGGTCGAAGTGCAGCACATCCGCGATCGCGATGGCGCGTTCTACCGCGCGCTCAATATCGGCGAAGTGCAGGGGACGCTGGCCGACGGCCGTGAGAGCTACTGGTGCAACCTCAACGGCTCCACGTCGAGCAGCAACAAGAACTGCGGCCTCAACCCGGCCTTCAGCTACAACTCCACGGTACTGAGCAACACCGACAAGGGGTCGTCGACCGCGGTGACGTTCTCGCTGAACAAGCCGCTTGCCAATGGCTGGTACGGCAACCTCAGCTACACGTACACCAAGGCCAAGGAAGTCGGCTCCAATGCCAGCTCGCAGGCATGGTCCAGCTACCAGTTCGTGTCCCGCCTGAATCCGAACGAGGAGATCGCCGGCACCGCCAGCCGCGAGATCCGCAATTCGATCAAGGCTTCGCTGGGGTGGGAGCATGCGTTCTTCGGCGACTACAAGACCAGCATCACCGCGTTCTACAACGGGCGTGATGGCCTGCCGTACACGTGGATCATGAATGGCGACGTCAATGGCGACCGCATCTTCCAGGATCCGGCGTACATCCCGCTGATCAACGACCCCATGGTGAGCTACGGTTCGGCGACCGCCGAGCAGATCGCCGCTTTCCACGCCTTCATCGACAGCGACCCCTACCTGGCGTCGCACCGCGGCCAGATCGCGGGTCGCAACGAGGCGCGCCTGCCGTGGATCAACCAGCTTGACGTCAGTCTCCAGCAGGAGCTGCCGGGCTTCTTCAAGGAGCACAAGTCGATCATCCGTCTGGATATCTACAACTTCCTCAACATGCTCAACAAGGATTGGGGCGTGACCGAGGAGATCGGCGGCTTCGATACCCGCTACTTCGCGAACCTGGGCCGGGTGAATGCCGACGGCACCTATGTCTACAACATCGTCAATTCTTCGGGCAGCCCGACCTACCAGAGCCTGCGCCCGTACGACGCGAACTCGTCCTATCCGTCCCGCGTGGTCTCGCGCTGGTCGGTGCTGATGACCCTGCGTTACGAGTTCTGATTCTCCAGGACTTGCGGAAGAAGGAGACGGCCGGGGAAACCCGGCCGTTTTCTTTTGCGCGGGCTCCTCTTGCCCCGGCGACTGCGTTAAAGTCCCGCTACTGACGACCGAGAACAGGAACACCCCATGAGTGAAACGGCACCGAGGGCGTTGCCGGTGCAGGACGCGCGCATCTATCCGCGCGGCGGCCTGGACGTGCTTTCCCGCGCCGAAGTGGCGCGCCTGCGCGACGCCTCCGCCGGAGGCATGCACGAACTGCTGCGCCGTTGCGCGCTGGCGGTGCTGACCAGCGGCAGCGCCTCGGACGATCCGCGCGCCGCGCGCGATCTCTACCCCGACTTCGATATCCAGGTGCTGCAGCAGGACCGCGGCGTGCGCATCGACCTGATCAATGCGCCGGCCATGGCCTTCGTCGATGGCGAGATCATCCGTGGCGTGGCCGAGCTGCTTTTCGCGGTGGTGCGCGACCTGGCCTACACGGCCATCGAGTTGGGGCCGGAGTACGCGGCCGACCTCGAATCGTCGGCAGGCATCACCAACGCCGTCTTCGGCCTGCTGCGTAACGCCCGCATCCTGAAGCCGAGCGACCCCAACCTGGTGGTCTGCTGGGGCGGCCACTCCATCTCGCGCGACGAGTACCTCTACACCAAGCAGGTGGGATACGAGCTGGGCCTGCGCGGCCTGGACATCTGCACCGGCTGCGGTCCGGGCGCGATGAAGGGGCCGATGAAGGGCGCCACCATCGCGCATGCCAAGCAGCGCCGCACCAGGACGCGCTACATCGGCGTGACCGAGCCGGGCATCATCGCCGCCGAGTCGCCCAATCCCATCGTCAACCACCTGGTGATCATGCCGGACATCGAGAAGCGCCTGGAGGCCTTCGTCCGCATCGGCCACGGCATCATCGTGTTTCCGGGCGGCGTGGGCACGGCGGAGGAGATCCTGTACCTGCTGGGCATCCTGCTGCATCCGGACAACGCCGACCTGCCGTTCCCGCTGATCCTCACCGGACCGACCATCGCCGCGCCGTACTTCGAGCAGATCGACCGCTTCATCCGGCTGACGCTGGGCGACGCGGCCGCCGCGCGCTACGAGATCGTCATCGGCGACCCGGTGGCCGTGGCGAAGAAGATGGGTGCCGGCATCCGCCGCGTGCGCGAATACCGGATCGAACAGAAGGATTCGTTCTTCTTCAACTGGGCCATCCAGATACCCGAGGATTACCAGCAACCCTTCGTGCCCTCGCACGAGGCCATGGCCGCGCTGCAGCTGCGGCCCGGGCGCGCGGTGCACGACCTGGCGGCGGACCTGCGCCGGGCGTTCTCCGGCATCGTGGCCGGCAACGTGAAGGAAGACGGGATGCGCCGGATCGAGGAATTCGGCCCGTTCGAGATCCACGGCGAGCCGGCGATGATGCAGGCGCTGGATGCGCTGCTGCGTGCGTTCGTGGAACAGCGCCGCATGAAGATCGCGGGCGAGTACAAGCCCTGCTACCGCGTGGTGACCTGAGCGGTCACGGCGCCATGGGAATCCGGATGACGGCGGTGTAGCGCCCCTCCGTCGTCGTCGTCCGCACACTGCCGCGCCCGTGCGTCATGGCCTGGATCCGGGCGCGGACGGCGTTCAGGCCGACCTGGTGGCCCGTCGTGGGGCGTACCGGCGCGGCGGGCAGGGCATTGGCCACCGCCACCTCCAGCCAGTCGCCGTCCGTCGCCACCTGCAGGTGCACGTCGCCCCCCGCGGCCACCGGTTCCACCCCGTGGCGGATCGCGTTCTCGACCAGCGGCTGGATCGACAGCGCGGGCACCGTCACGTCGGGCAGGGCGGCCGGCACCTGCCATTCCACGCGCAGG belongs to Pseudoxanthomonas sp. F37 and includes:
- the ppnN gene encoding nucleotide 5'-monophosphate nucleosidase PpnN, whose product is MSETAPRALPVQDARIYPRGGLDVLSRAEVARLRDASAGGMHELLRRCALAVLTSGSASDDPRAARDLYPDFDIQVLQQDRGVRIDLINAPAMAFVDGEIIRGVAELLFAVVRDLAYTAIELGPEYAADLESSAGITNAVFGLLRNARILKPSDPNLVVCWGGHSISRDEYLYTKQVGYELGLRGLDICTGCGPGAMKGPMKGATIAHAKQRRTRTRYIGVTEPGIIAAESPNPIVNHLVIMPDIEKRLEAFVRIGHGIIVFPGGVGTAEEILYLLGILLHPDNADLPFPLILTGPTIAAPYFEQIDRFIRLTLGDAAAARYEIVIGDPVAVAKKMGAGIRRVREYRIEQKDSFFFNWAIQIPEDYQQPFVPSHEAMAALQLRPGRAVHDLAADLRRAFSGIVAGNVKEDGMRRIEEFGPFEIHGEPAMMQALDALLRAFVEQRRMKIAGEYKPCYRVVT
- a CDS encoding carboxypeptidase regulatory-like domain-containing protein, yielding MNQSRRLRLSKLSLGLVVALAAAPAFAQSTSAGVGGLVTDNGGQPVAGAEVTITHVESGTVSRATTDASGRYTARGLRVGGPYEILITKAGTGTKTEDNVFLQLNQVSTVNAALGADDATTLASVAVVGTRGLEVFTSDNKGVGTSVSGRQLELTPQGSRAVDDVARLDPRIQVTDQASGAISVAGVNNRFNTISVDGMSQGDPFGLNANGMPYVGSPISVDTIAAYDLKVSDYDVASDTVGATVNAVTKSGTNEFHGSVYYAYKDAGSMVGSRDGEDYNLFDTDITKGVTFGGPILKDRLFFFGSYEEQTIKNFGGTSSSDGLANGYVSSADVEQAIAIANQLGLQPGVYGATGVNLDNKRYLAKLDWNISDYHRASLTYQQTEEFRPSPYDQRAENVVLSSHWYNIDNITKNTSLQLFSDWTENFSTEFKVSHQKFDQVNGNPVNQPEVEIETADGGSIFIGEDNNRHENQINTKRLAATLSGTYYAGDHVIKGGLDYLRNDVFNLYGRDLHGSYVFASLEDFADGNYDSYALRTPAPGFDINDTAAALVYTQVSPFIQDTWQVNNNLSLTYGVRVNIPKADKAPVAAPGFEEAFGFRNDYKLGSDNKVVLPRVSFNYTFDSERYSQLRGGIGSFQSVPPFVWLANPYQNNGGVTALSYFETDPENAPFSPDPYNQNIPEDGSPANQIDVIDPDFKLPTVWKASLGYDAELPWYGLIGTVEVQHIRDRDGAFYRALNIGEVQGTLADGRESYWCNLNGSTSSSNKNCGLNPAFSYNSTVLSNTDKGSSTAVTFSLNKPLANGWYGNLSYTYTKAKEVGSNASSQAWSSYQFVSRLNPNEEIAGTASREIRNSIKASLGWEHAFFGDYKTSITAFYNGRDGLPYTWIMNGDVNGDRIFQDPAYIPLINDPMVSYGSATAEQIAAFHAFIDSDPYLASHRGQIAGRNEARLPWINQLDVSLQQELPGFFKEHKSIIRLDIYNFLNMLNKDWGVTEEIGGFDTRYFANLGRVNADGTYVYNIVNSSGSPTYQSLRPYDANSSYPSRVVSRWSVLMTLRYEF